A genomic segment from Aspergillus puulaauensis MK2 DNA, chromosome 1, nearly complete sequence encodes:
- a CDS encoding aromatic ring-hydroxylating oxygenase subunit alpha (COG:P;~EggNog:ENOG410PH2B;~InterPro:IPR017941,IPR007110,IPR001663,IPR036922, IPR015879;~PFAM:PF00355;~go_function: GO:0005506 - iron ion binding [Evidence IEA];~go_function: GO:0051537 - 2 iron, 2 sulfur cluster binding [Evidence IEA];~go_process: GO:0044237 - cellular metabolic process [Evidence IEA];~go_process: GO:0055114 - oxidation-reduction process [Evidence IEA]) — translation MASLLNHLGINSEAAQDDGVASVRALPASWYTSQEMFELERRAIFSRKWLLTTHQLRLPNTGDWLRYDVSGFSFVLVRDRQGEVNAFHNVCRHRAFPVVTEDGGTSRIFSCKYHGWSYGLNGKLAKAPGYQDLDGFDKSKNGLLPIHVHIDSNGFIWVNMDGKEKPDVSWEEDFKDIDLQPRLKDIKWEDYDFDHIWEMDGDYNWKVLADNYNECYHCGTAHPDVPSIADLSTYSVDTRDGSIIHDGHATPEQIAAGLKICSTYYFPNASMTVSPHFFFMQRFVPVSATKTNMKYEVYRNRNSNEADFEKVNSMFKRIMSEDKYLCNQAQKNLNAGVFVSGELHPTMEKGPLYFQKSVRDLVVQHFEKEQKAGQEIWPSRQSLPKEASVSEQDVQFCQSLSCNPNGGECCSTIGSQPPAAVAW, via the exons ATGGCCTCACTATTAAATCACCTAGGCATCAACAGCGAAGCCGCCCAAGATGACGGCGTTGCCTCCGTCAGAGCCCTGCCAGCCTCTTGGTATACGTCACAGGAGATGTTCGAGCTGGAGCGGCGGGCCATCTTCTCTCGAAAATGGCTGCTGACGACCCACCAGCTGCGACTCCCAAACACCGGCGACTGGCTAAGGTACGATgtctcgggcttctcgttcGTGCTTGTGCGCGACCGCCAGGGCGAGGTCAACGCTTTCCACAATGTCTGCCGGCATCGTGCATTCCCCGTGGTGACGGAAGACGGCGGGACTTCGAGGATCTTCTCCTGCAAGTACCACGGCTGGTCGTACGGGCTGAACGGGAAGCTGGCCAAGGCGCCTGGATACCAGGACCTGGACGGGTtcgacaagagcaagaacgGGCTGCTTCCGATCCATGTCCACATTGACAGCAATGGGTTCATCTGGGTGAATATGGATGGCAAGGAGAAGCCGGATGTTTCGTGGGAGGAGGACTTCAAGGACATTGACCTGCAGCCCCGGctcaaggatatcaagtgGGAGGACTACGATTTCGACCATATCTGGGAGATGGACGGCGACTACAACTGGAAGGTCCTGGCAGACAACTACAACGAGTGCTACCACTGCGGCACTGCCCACCCGGATGTTCCCTCGATTGCTGATCTGTCGACTTACTCGGTGGACACGAGGGATGGGTCTATCATCCATGATGGACACGCGACGCCCGAGCAGATTGCGGCAGGGTTGAAGATTTGCAGCACGTACTACTTCCCCAACGCCTCGATGACTGTCTC GCCacacttcttcttcatgcaGCGCTTCGTGCCTGTTTCCGCGACCAAGACAAACATGAAGTACGAAGTCTACCGGAACAGGAACTCCAACGAGGCAGACTTTGAGAAGGTCAACAGCATGTTCAAGCGCATCATGTCCGAGGACAAGTACCTGTGTAACCAGGCACAGAAGAACCTCAACGCGGGGGTGTTTGTGAGTGGGGAGCTGCACCCGACGATGGAGAAGGGGCCACTGTATTTCCAAAAGTCAGTGCGAGACCTGGTGGTGCAGCActtcgagaaggagcagAAGGCGGGACAGGAGATCTGGCCATCGCGCCAGTCGCTGCCCAAGGAGGCGTCTGTGAGCGAGCAGGACGTGCAGTTCTGCCAGAGTCTGAGCTGCAACCCTAATGGGGGCGAGTGCTGCTCGACGATTGGCAGCCAgccgccagcagcagtagcCTGGTGA
- a CDS encoding putative C6 transcription factor (COG:K;~EggNog:ENOG410PKVB;~InterPro:IPR036864,IPR001138;~PFAM:PF00172;~go_function: GO:0000981 - DNA-binding transcription factor activity, RNA polymerase II-specific [Evidence IEA];~go_function: GO:0008270 - zinc ion binding [Evidence IEA];~go_process: GO:0006355 - regulation of transcription, DNA-templated [Evidence IEA]), with amino-acid sequence MTPNEGAGTRRRLRSNHACINCRRKKTRCPGEKPACSCCVRLNQQCSYAAAGGSTSGPNSDRLAELEEKVNRILRGAGSGQPTQQEVHLDDATEFSTQTSHGDISYSQDNTFPSIFGLDDSSPPASSLAVARAVDLYLEFCHRQPVWCLNIKELGNLETHPEELLCSIFALTSRFLRESGDRYADSAKSLIMLRIANGTVELVTIESICLLAYSAFIDGQLQLGRFYLGLGSQLCRAAMLDTEAAYTREDRQAERKKRLFWSLQLLEQSYGRQTGLLNIPTATWRPSYLSRCSPADHERDNTPKPPPEPRDAVGCASPEDTGVWSMSIHFGWVWSNVRAYVSHCANNRLTEPWRHESMYAVVLSDLTEIENNTPLCHRYDAVQFYRRTAEDLAMNRAYWVPWLKLQFTYHAILTVLNHPFLYIMASQHNPKLAIPNTFWRRSSEVVLLHATWIVRLIDMVAEKNVRLADPFFAHVATIAATVQLYFCCADDPRLKFKSRADFAKCNDFLRTFVPFSRACEVLSRKLDELTRIASGSDILDLDDWVPSKIHLNIPLMWDILQFNVADHSSGEGLLHHSLAPTSIPPGPNELSTLDIIVTASPEVSVNTTDGGQAVPMPLYRSPTTATAESLRTTSLRDPLVAPVDSLMLNTPWLWAAESGIGNMDDVEYHGNGNGNNGSNSGALPPGEIEGSAWWNLGNL; translated from the exons ATGACCCCGAACGAGGGCGCTGGCACTCGTCGCCGCCTACGCTCAAACCATGCGTGCATCAACTGCCG gaggaagaaaacacGGTGTCCGGGCGAGAAGCCGGCCTGCTCGTGCTGCGTGCGTCTCAACCAGCAGTGCTCGtacgctgctgctggaggctctACTAGCGGGCCAAAC AGCGACCGTCTAGCGGAACTGGAAGAGAAGGTGAATCGAATACTGCGAGGGGCTGG GTCTGGACAGCCAACGCAGCAGGAGGTCCATCTTGACGACGCGACCGAGTTTTCCACCCAGACTTCACACGGCGATATCAGTTACAGCCAGGACAATACATTCCCGTCGATCTTTGGGCTCGACGACTCCAGTCCGCCGGCCTCGTCGCTCGCCGTCGCCAGGGCCGTCGACCTCTACCTGGAATTCTGTCATCGCCAGCCGGTCTGGTGCTTGAATATTAAGGAACTTGGAAATCTGGAGACTCACCCTGAGGAGCTCCTCTGCAGCATCTTTGCATTGACATCGCGTTTCCTACGAGAGTCGGGGGACCGCTATGCAGACAGTGCGAAGAGCCTGATTATGCTGCGGATTGCGAACGGGACTGTTGAGCTGGTTACCATCGAGAGTATCTGTTTACTGGCCTACTCTGCATTCATAG ATGGCCAGTTGCAACTGGGACGATTCTATCTCGGCCTTGGGTCGCAGCTCTGTCGGGCGGCCATGTTGGATACTGAGGCGGCCTATACGAGAGAAGACCGACAGGCAGAACGCAAGAAACGTCTTTTCTGGAGTCTCCAACTACTGGAACAGTCATATGGTCGGCAGACCGGTCTCCTGAATATCCCGACTGCTACGTGGAGACCCTCCTATCTTTCTAGGTGCAGCCCAGCAGACCACGAGAGGGACAACACCCCCAAGCCCCCTCCAGAGCCCAGAGACGCCGTTGGATGCGCGTCTCCAGAGGACactggagtctggagcatGTCCATCCATTTTGGCTGGGTCTGGAGTAATGTCCGAGCATATGTATCTCACTGTGCGAACAATCGCCTCACAGAGCCTTGGAGACACGAGTCGATGTACGCTGTGGTTCTATCAGACTTGACTGAAATCGAGAACAACACGCCCTTATGCCATCGATATGATGCTGTCCAGTTCTATCGACGCACGGCGGAAGACCTGGCCATGAACCGGGCATACTGGGTCCCCTGGCTCAAACTGCAGTTCACATATCATGCCATTCTGACCGTGCTGAACCACCCCTTCCTGTATATTATGGCCTCCCAACACAACCCCAAGCTCGCAATTCCGAATACGTTCTGGCGCCGCTCTTCTGAGGTCGTCCTCTTGCACGCCACCTGGATAGTGCGTCTGATCGACATGGTGGCGGAGAAAAATGTCCGACTGGCAGACCCATTCTTTGCCCATGTCGCCACCATCGCAGCCACCGTCCAGCTGTACTTTTGCTGTGCTGATGACCCCCGGCTGAAGTTCAAGTCGCGGGCCGACTTTGCAAAGTGCAATGACTTTCTCCGGACGTTTGTCCCGTTCTCGCGTGCCTGCGAAGTCTTG AGCCGAAAGCTGGACGAACTCACACGCATCGCCTCTGGCTCCGACATTCTTGACTTGGACGACTGGGTCCCGTCGAAAATCCACCTAAACATCCCCCTAATGTGGGATATCCTCCAATTCAACGTCGCTGACCACTCCTCAGGCGAAGGCCTGCTTCACCACTCACTAGCACCGACTTCCATACCCCCCGGCCCTAATGAACTCTCTACCCTAGATATAATTGTCACAGCCTCACCAGAAGTCAGCGTGAACACAACAGACGGCGGACAGGCCGTTCCAATGCCTCTATACCGGAGCCCgacaacagcgacagcagaGTCCCTGCGCACGACGTCACTGCGGGATCCCCTCGTCGCGCCAGTCGACAGCCTCATGCTCAACACGCCGTGGCTGTGGGCGGCCGAGTCGGGCATTGGGAACATGGACGACGTGGAATACCATGGCAACGGCAACGGCAACAACGGCAGCAATTCGGGGGCGCTGCCTCCAGGAGAAATTGAGGGCTCGGCGTGGTGGAATCTCGGgaatttataa